A stretch of DNA from Plasmodium brasilianum strain Bolivian I chromosome 3, whole genome shotgun sequence:
GCATACCCATATTTAGAAGCTTTAGGAAAGTGATGCATATGAACAGGGGCAGCAGAACTAGGCGTAGAAGGAGGCATGGTGGTAGATATGAAAGAAGATGTGGAAGCAGGCGTGGTAGGGGATGTTGCAGCGAACATTGCAGTGCAGAtgagaaaaatattcatCATCCAAGTGCAGGAGATGCAGATTTTCCAGAATgggatttaaaaaaaaggcattCCTTGCAAAATGGCCCAGTTGGGGGAAATTACACCGATTTGTCGTACTCATCATGCTCTTCTTATATGGCAGATGCATCTCATATGTCATACTCCTCATCTGCTACTTCCTCGTACTCATCTACCTCTTCTTTTTGCTCCCCTTCAAGCATCTCTTCCTCCTCggaaatattcaaagaagCAGATGCCGAATTCTTAAATTTGCGCAGTGAAAACGAAGGCCATAAGAATTTTTTCAACTTGAATCAAATAAACAGAGGAGAAGACACGATGAACTTAGAATGCTGCCTAAGATTAAGTTACATGTATGATAAGaaggaaaaatttaaagaactAAAAGAtacttattttgtttatgaCTACGGATTTGACGAACTGGGAAGGAATACAatcataataaatttttttaattttccgtTGGTATATAACtacaatttattattcttttatttgatattttattttaatatttttatgaggaaccattttgtacttttatttattttctctgAAAAAATTTCGtcaaatataacaaaagTTTTGTCATTATTTAAAGACATTTTTCAAGTAATTCAAgaatttctaaaaaatttgaaaattatttatttttttaactattcgttgatatttaaatttttcatatatatccTCTACCCCTTCATTCCGTCCACCATATATGAAAACATTATATACTTGAATGATAACGCGGTAAAAttgggaaaaaaataatgtacatatgtaaataaatctgataaataaatgagcacgtgcatatataaacaacTACGTggatgtataaatataataggGTATTCAGAGAAGTTAAGCCTACACATTTACATCTACaccttttcccttttttgttACAGGAATTGTCCAAATATTTTGACATTAAAAAGGTCTTAAGAAAATGCTAAAATAATACGCGGCAAGTTGTTTATTCAGAATGATtatgcacatacacataccgatgtacatacatacatacatacatgtacatcggtatgtgtatgtgcatatatatgtaaacactATTTTTCAGaagacttaaaaaaaaaaaaaaaaatgtagacaCTGGgggatgtatatataataaatatatacatgcacaaGTAGTTAAAAGTACGTTTGCCACTGTTGATGTTTTGGTTGATGTTTTCGTAAGTGCTTTTATGCAcacacattttttataatttttgctctttgttcataatttttgaacattttttataatttttgctctttgttcataatttttgaacatttttcataattcttACCATATCGTGCTTTCTTGTGCTCCGTCAATGTTTTTTACGTTCTGTTaactttttttacattttgttcgaatttttcttttttttattttatacgtattttttgtatttgaaAAAGGctcattcattttttaaataaggaTGTAAAAGACTTTATTACTGTATTTTCCCTCTTTGTATCAATGTTGTTATCAcgtgaatatttatttaatccgtctttttcttttttcgtcCTGCGCAACTTCTCTGCCCATTCGTCATCCCTATATTCCCTTTGAACTAAGCTCGTATTTGCTAGAAGGTTAGATGACCCTACAAAATGAAGCAACAAAGGGGATGCAACCTTAAAATTTGCTGTCAAAGCAATCGAGCGAAAAGcggtacatacatatacatatacatatatatatatataactgtaCTCCATTACACAATGTTACAGCAGTGaagcttttattttattttgtttttttattattttactttatttgtttacttttttcttaccatatatataggctgtcatgttaaaaaaattatttcttttcacaTCGAAGTGCTTGTTAATGTTAGCATTAGATGGCACTACGTCCTGCTGATCGAAGTACTTTATTTCTGTTAATTTACTTTTAgttgtattattttcatcattactATTTATTGTAACGTTCGAACTGTTATtgtctttatattttaaaacaattgtttctacttttatttctttttttaacatcTTAATTAGGATATGcttcatttttactttttccattttcttACACGTTACAACTAAAACGCCTAtgccttctttttttttttccgatatactttttatttgtttgtctGCAGCTTGTTGCTCTTCCGTGTGCTTCCCCTCATCAGGGGCGGCCGCAATGACAGcagcagtagtagcagtagtagcagcagtagcagtagtagcagcagtagtagcagcagtagtagcagcagtagtagcagtagtagtagcagcagtagtagcagcagtagtagcagcagtagtagcagtagtagcagcAGCAGTAGCAGCAGCAGTAGCAGCAGCAGTAGCAGCAGTAGTAGTGATCGTACCCTGCGGCCACGTTATGTGTATCACCTTCTCGTCTTTGCTTTTTTTCCCATCATTAATTAtgcatttgttttttttcacttcatTTGCTTCTCCCTTGGTAATACTACTCTTCGCTTCCTTTTCGTTTGAACtctttttacaattattcaAACTAGgattaaatataagaatagcgctatatatataattattttttacatatttgtaaTCTTCTGAAGAAAGAAATTCAAATTTCTCATGAAATATTGTGGGATCTTTAAAAGCTTGGTTTAGTTTCACTGCTTTATAttctatatctttttttatttcattttttttactactCCAATTTGAGCCATATACATTTTCAACATTTAAAAAACCTAATAGTATTATTTCTCGTTCATTTTCGTACTTTGGACCTTCACTTGGATTTTTCATTTCCCTTCGCACGCAATGACAGTTAACTTAAAGCAGCATTTAGTAAAGAagtatacacacatatgcatacatacacaatACACAAGGGAGCGGGAATAGGGAAGTGTGTTCACTCGTAAGTGTACTACAGTGTACAGTGCTATTTACACGTGTGTACTTCTTTTGTATGCCTAAACGTGTCTACAGTTGCGTCGATAGCTGTGTTGATAACTACGTTTATAAGTGCTTCTATACAAgctattatatgtatacgtaagAATACATGCTGCgagaaaatagaaaatcGTGGTACTTCTAATCCTCACTACTATGCAATTCGTTGGAAAATATACATAGTTATGAATAACTTTTCCTGACTATACATATCACATTAACATTAAgccaaataaaattaataaaatttttttaacgaAAAGAATAACATATACTGTAATAACAAATCATAGTTTCATTCAATGCCACCAGAAGAAAAGAATACTTCAAGTTAACGCAGAATATggcacaatttttttttttttttttttttttttagttttttattgaatttatgtaatattattttaccataaggggtaaaaaaaaaaaaaaaaaaaattaaaatcttCTCAGTAATATTTCACATTAATGAcgaatacttaaaaaaaaattaaaataaaattaaaataaaattaaaataaaatgaaataaacaaaaaaacgaAACAGAAACAGAAACAGAAAGcaataaacaaaaacaatagcagtaacaataactataacaaaaacaaaaactaTAACAAAAACTTGACAGATTTATCGTCGTAAATGTGAACAGATTAATTTCTTACTTTATCCCGCCTTTaaaattaggaaaaaaaaagaaagagcgaaaaaaaaaaaaaaaaaaatagtcgACAGTTTTAGAAGTACGAGTAAAATGTGCACAGACAGTATTTCACGTGGAAAATTTTTCACCCGTAATagcattattttataaaaaaaaaaatatataaataaaaaaagtaaagcaGAATGCACAAAATATAGCataatatagcaaaatatactaaataaAGCATAGTATAGcaaaatatactaaataaAGCATAGTATAGcaaaatatactaaataaAGCATAGTATAGcaaaatatactaaataaAGCATAGTATAGcaaaatatactaaataaAGCATAGTATAGCAAAATTAATTTGAGCAAAAAAAGGCGGAGGAAAAACATAACTTCCAAATATGCAAGCCATCTCAGTagaataacataaaataaattgtacTATTAGTAAAACATGCATCAAtggcaaaatgaaaattcatTTTCTCCCGTTGGATTTCAACAATATCTTATtcgggaaaaaaaaaaaaaaaaaaaaaaaaaaaaaaaaaacaaattttgaaatgttcgcatgtttatatatatatatatatatatatatagatagatagatatatagatatataaatacaaatatgtaaacgtacatacataaacgtACTTGTACAAGtgacatatatgtatatatatatatatacatatatttgtatgtacgtatgaataatttaatttttgagaTAGGGACGTAAAAGGATAAGCTGTGCAGTGTACATCGGCAgcttttttttggaaaaaaatttaacaagatattaaaaaaaaaaaaattagaaagaaCAATTCAAAAGAACGATTCAAAAGAACGATCCAAAAGAACAATCAAAACAaacagttaaaaaaatacctcAAGAGAAAAAAATCGTTTATTTGAACAAAACGTTATACAATAAATCGCCTATTTTTACTAGTTGAAACAGAATGGGGGCCCGCATATATGCATGCGTGTGATTAATTtgtgtacgtatgtgtatatttaactatatatacttgcacagcatatacatacatacaaaactatatatgtttgtatgtacggttgtatgtatgtatgataTAGATCTATGCAAGCTTATCCGCTGGTTTGCTTCCTTATGTACAACCTTCCTTTTTGACGGACTGCATTCGTTAAACGCACCTGGGGTACATCtgtaaaaagtaataattgCTGGTGAAACGTGAGCACTGCTTACTCATTTGCATGCACAGTTTTGCcatcaaatatatacatatatagatacacgtacatatatagatacacgtacatatatagatacacgtacatatatatatatatatatctatgtttatatacccatttattttatttattcgcTTATTCATTTACAAATAAGCACAAGTCATGCATGgataacaatttttatgaacCTGAATCCAAACAGACGAAGTGATAAATGCGCTAACGTAAAAATAGAGGAAAAACTTTTACACTAAATGACGTTATTATATAAGACAAGATACGTTCCTGAAAGTGCTCAAACAGATTTAGAGTTCTTCCACCGTCTCTCCGTATTCCTTTGCCTCTGCCTCTGCCTCTtcatatccttttttttttttttttttttttttatacattatatatgcGTTTCagttatactttttttttttagtagaGTCAATAACCCTTCGATGATACGTCATTCCTTTAACGCTTTTTTCCTTTACCGTCTTTATCACACtgcattttttcttaaatattgATGCTGTGTATGTATTGTTCTCCATTTTGCAATTCTTTCAGTTAATCTTATGTCCGTTTAGTGCAGCTTTGTACAATTTGTCGTTGTTACCCTCCTTTTCTCatcatttcttttcttcacTCATTACTTCTTTTATCGGAATCCATCTTTCCCGCCCCCACCCCCTCTCCTTTTTACATCTGCCACCCACCAAATTTAATGAACAAGTCAAAGGAAATATTCTATGATAAGGAGAAGAAATTCTTCCTTTATTTGATGGTATACGTGAGCAGGTTTTTTATGAACGATGAGGAAATAGTAATATTCGATCTGTTTGTCAATAATGAATGtctatatttagaaaaagatttaattaataatattaatatgaacGAGCAGAAAATAAGAAGCATTTTaactaaatttttaaaggacaaatttattatccaagtacaaaaaaataaaaataatgaaaagggAAGCTCCTATCAGACTTATTATTGTCTGAAcaattatattgtatatgttATTGACTACAGAATAAAGCAAATGGAAAGTGAgctccaaaaaaaaaaaagcgagagcgatatatacatttgtaatttttgtaatGCTACATATTCACAACTGGATGCTCAGACACTTCCCCTGGATGCATACGACGCGCACTTCCTATGCTTCTGCAATAACAAAATAGATTTAATAGTAAGTTTACCATGTGCCTCAACGGGGCAATAAAAAGTGGACGGGGGAGGGGAGCTAAATCAACGCAAAATTACGCGCAcacgtataaatatacatatacgtacacatgtACACACTCTTACAATGTGTGCAAGTGGGAGATTACTTAATGAATGCATATTGCGCataatacatgtacatgtatacatgtgtatatgcatataaatgtatatatacatagtatatatgaacatacattgtgaagaaaaaaaataggctACTTCCACAAGTTATGTACGAAACCCTTACCTAATGCTGCCTTTTGTTTTCACTCGAGCAATAAGAAGCTTGGAGTGACTGTTCATAAAATGGCAAAAAAGGCATTCCTGTGTGCGTCTGcgcatatgtatgcatgtacgtgtatgtatgtacttgtatatatgtacttgtatatatgtacttgtatgtgttgcacatgtatatgtgtactcGTATGTGttgcacatgtatatgtgtactcGTATGTGTTTcacaagtatatatgtacttgtatGTGTGCTCATGTGCGTATAAGCGCGTGGACGAATCGCTTAATTTATCAAGTAGCCAAACAGGAAAGGAATCGAACTACCAATCATTTTGTCTGTTTGGTAGTTACAACTCTTTACTTggcaaaatttattttgttaaaaaggattattagtattttttCCGTTTGCTCCCACCTCCTTATGCCACTCCTGCTCAGCTTGTTACTAATCAACATTTTGCGCgctttcattttattatttttttttatttattttttatatactgtATGTTACTTTGTTTTGCTTTGCTTTTTACgctttactttttattttatttttttttttttatttttgaactttataattttttttttaaaaaaaatgcaggAAAAGGACGACAGCAGCAACGAGCacatgtataataaatacacgAAATACTTAAACATCTTAAAGGAGCATATAGAAAAGCTAAAGAACTATTCCATACCGTTGTATACAGAAAAATTTAGTAGAAAGAATTTGAATTCATCCAACTCGTTTGTAACAGATAATTCTTCAGACGAGTCGGCTACAAACAATTCTTCGGAGCTGTCCTTGACCAATAACTCTTCCTTGATTTCTCAAAGTAGGCCAATGAGATGTCAGAAAGagattaaacaaataaacgaGGAAAAGCACGATAAGATGAATGTGCAAATGTACATAGTGCATTGTGTTATACACCCGACGTACGTGGACTTAAAGATTATTGTTAAATGTTTAACGCATCTAGGCCATAtgcaaatatgtatgtatgttttgCATTTACATATGTTCGTTTGCACACACGTATGTTCAAATGCATGTACGCATGCACATATTCACGTGCTGTTCATTTTTCGTTTACCTTCCCATTTTGTGCACACCAGATCAAGCAAAACAAATTGTCGAAAATGGTAAGagcaaaaaagaagaaacgTACACAGACACATGCAGCAGTGTCATAAAAAcagacaaaaaaataaaaatttgcatGAATGTGCAaggtaaaaataacataaaaaaattgccaAATGCggattttacaaaaatggtAATTACTCCAAAGaatgatgaaaaagaagaaaatgcaATTGATAAGAATAAAGagataagtaaaaataaaaatgataatattgtTGAGGAATctaaatgtgaaaaaaataaagatgatAAACAACAAACGGATGAACCGGAGTtaccccttttttttatacaaaaatttaataaaaaatttacccTAATCAGTAAGCAAATTTTATATCAAGCATTTTGTAAAAGCGATGTTaagaatatatgtacatctATTTCTTTTGCCTCTCCCTCGCCATTGTGGCTGCTTTGTAACTGCACTGTAACTGTACTGTAACTACATTTTAACTGCATTTTAACTACATTTTAACTACATTTTAACTACATTTTAACTAAATTTtaactaaattttttttaaagacgCCCAAAAACTACAACAAGACATGACGCAAGAAGAATTTGAAGAATTTATGGATTTGCAAGACGAATACTTAGATAAAATATGAGATTAACATGATTAAGTTATAGAGAAGCTGAACGATGAAATTACGCAGATGAGGGGCCACACGCATAgctatgtttgtatatatatatataatatgagcatatacacgtatgtatatatgtatatacttacatGTGCGGGATCCTCCGACATAGAAAGCCTACAGCCGCACAAACGCAAATGCCAGAACTACATTAAAAGTTCTTACtctgaaatattaaaagaaaaaaaaaaaacaaacaacaAATAGAAAGTAATGAAGACACCCTTTCGGAAAACTCCGTCCAGACGAACAGTAGTCGGGagaaagaagtaaaaaactGTTATAGGAATTGCCGCCGTGATATTGTTAACTTAAAACGAACCACTCGTCTAGCTTCTCATTATGAATTTTGTGCATATGGACTACGCACCATTTGTCAGTATATGGGTTGACCAAGGTAGAAACcgtatacgcatatatatatacgtatatat
This window harbors:
- a CDS encoding hypothetical protein (conserved Plasmodium protein) — encoded protein: MKNPSEGPKYENEREIILLGFLNVENVYGSNWSSKKNEIKKDIEYKAVKLNQAFKDPTIFHEKFEFLSSEDYKYVKNNYIYSAILIFNPSLNNCKKSSNEKEAKSSITKGEANEVKKNKCIINDGKKSKDEKVIHITWPQGTITTTAATAAATAAATAAATTATTAATTAATTAATTTATTAATTAATTAATTATAATTATTAAVIAAAPDEGKHTEEQQAADKQIKSISEKKKEGIGVLVVTCKKMEKVKMKHILIKMLKKEIKVETIVLKYKDNNSSNVTINSNDENNTTKSKLTEIKYFDQQDVVPSNANINKHFDVKRNNFFNMTAYIYGSSNLLANTSLVQREYRDDEWAEKLRRTKKEKDGLNKYSRDNNIDTKRENTVIKSFTSLFKK
- a CDS encoding transcription initiation factor IIE subunit alpha; translation: MNKSKEIFYDKEKKFFLYLMVYVSRFFMNDEEIVIFDLFVNNECLYLEKDLINNINMNEQKIRSILTKFLKDKFIIQVQKNKNNEKGSSYQTYYCLNNYIVYVIDYRIKQMESELQKKKSESDIYICNFCNATYSQLDAQTLPLDAYDAHFLCFCNNKIDLIEKDDSSNEHMYNKYTKYLNILKEHIEKLKNYSIPLYTEKFSRKNLNSSNSFVTDNSSDESATNNSSELSLTNNSSLISQSRPMRCQKEIKQINEEKHDKMNVQMYIVHCVIHPTYVDLKIIVKCLTHLGHMQIYQAKQIVENGKSKKEETYTDTCSSVIKTDKKIKICMNVQGKNNIKKLPNADFTKMVITPKNDEKEENAIDKNKEISKNKNDNIVEESKCEKNKDDKQQTDEPELPLFFIQKFNKKFTLINAQKLQQDMTQEEFEEFMDLQDEYLDKI